The following proteins are co-located in the Paralichthys olivaceus isolate ysfri-2021 chromosome 10, ASM2471397v2, whole genome shotgun sequence genome:
- the cfap65 gene encoding cilia- and flagella-associated protein 65 isoform X1 gives MLAEARDPDPLGSGAPWPPPTAGEDTKESGNHHRQQGGEQQRRASSRKSSFLGLEMKSELVWEDWDLGKEFTKTLVLKNIHNKRQKLHLRPPESTFFIILSPQIILISPGMSFSIPISFRPLQRCEYEDSIEFQSKEGSFQVRLQATIPCLALEVPDSVLLPLCAVQHSSHTTFLLKNASKLQTSFQWVCAAPFQLSPDHGLLKPSQECHITVVFQPQEALVYQQQASCRFGEEGDKAESCCTVLLLGLAKYPCLQLRNPAAKEEKEQGGPVLHFGSVAVGQNLQKHFDIFNPSPVTTSFSLSRLSGGVPLLGSEFSCDVSTGKVAPGGSLRATVTFSPAVVDTVSVEYLSLKCRGADNEDLLKLTGSCIGPKVSLSSSVLDFGCVKDGQAVVQTVALVNSSPVETIYQWDLDCSGHSVFSIQPASGTVLPHSQTTLKAVYRPTQPIVHHRRVACLILHRDPLFLDLIGTCHSELQQPAILKPEHLVLYKLHWYRGHSPPDSLSAMQQDHNVDLDQQGLHCTLEESNQRPDSSTDVLKTPMEEFYQSCLGCMDPLSSSSSSSPHVSVFPSELLFNHKVPSFVSTSSSSSQSVSITNYTRGKLSLVWTVAQDSQFTVSPSTCDLAPLKSTSFRVTYDPKQLNTLHGAQLECFAYYKMEDQRMVERLLCPPWCVTVRVIGHSFQPGKEHFIPCCSLKPPQVVFPGLSAVSYQTALLQNSGDVPLTFCLDLSSNPALARSISVVPQSGLIQPGLHQIFTLRTTPTIKSPRQGFCLQLQLNAAKHTKELTVVSVVEKLCVSLEGDGTLYFQPTAVGSQTQRSQHIRNLSCLPLRFQWSIPEPDQELISVEPDAGDLHPNEILIQTWSFSPLAEKTYTLKPILTFWPSRTDEQNKSLITLKVVGMGSKGFIEAEKAILDVEDTLVGNNQSIEIPLVNNSPCSVSFHLSVQQTLLDEELVSDPEIEPCALKLDCERGIIASRCTMLLRSTFRPHRRGQYLWTINYQTMNASGSVSSPPQAVCEVRAKGVFPTLQVTDVCGGGSSGRLSKMHLWKLFSLDSLNQHLLSTPSSAELIYRTPTKHSLRNCTSTLTKAMLDFNFSAASISSEPSAFTLMFHNPGSIPVDWAFLFPEDQQIELDYWAETGELSSTEPSQMKALFSISPRSATLQPGQQRAVHFSYSHDFVGTNRFPVLLKISHGREILLNFQGVTVERNRPYLHFASKRHVFTSVTIGDCSPPRQVYELYNAGAVPVHYEVDTAVLSQLKVDNFNHPVLCCLSPEGEVPPGKTAMLEWIFSPLEAKMYHMDVSIHIQDGDSTLVRFEGCGFGTQTLGSSNTFNCSDTLESAPCVQRVPFPGRLVFLSGDSVSLGDVPVFSELSRILFLTNVSHSDTVHYTWDLPQQSNQQVVQIRPERGSLSPGECSLCVLTFTSTDYPTVYRLDLICQVIQEAALTQYHKALQRWEEERKREEEEFTITDKHLSGSQRDLINKETVGASVRKESPFRKYKIIPPISASGSGETVGAICSKLMRAERRAQQETAKIQRQPEPPQPVLLHLEVTAHSHGLLDYLTHFPDQLNKLHRGLQSVESQTPSSSTPLPVTLPPPPHSPEKDIFVHILTTLLWNILEDSAFAQSLFTVASKPVTYRPTETSPSHCPPSSPSPRPQAVLDRPEARLTEQHSTVDRAGTAPVERAPVDVSKGVLVNTLQNLMMEAVRGELVLTAHPRTVILPPVSTRTRRMSRASTEENS, from the exons ATGTTAGCCGAGGCTCGAGATCCAGACCCTCTGGGTTCAGGTGCACCATGGCCGCCCCCCACCGCTGGAGAGGATACCAAA GAATCTGGGAATCACCACAGACAACAGGGAGGGGAGCAGCAGCGACGTGCGTCCAGCAGAAAAAGCAGCTTCTTAGGGTTGGAAATGAAGTCAGAGCTGGTCTGGGAGGACTGGGACCTGGGAAAAGAATTCACCAAAACATTAGTGTTAAAGAACATTCATAATAAGAGACAGAAGCTACACCTGAG GCCTCCAGAGTCCACATTTTTCATCATCCTAAGTCCCCAGATCATTTTAATCAGCCCAGGGATGTCTTTCTCCATCCCAATCTCCTTTAGACCACTACAGAGG TGTGAGTATGAGGACAGCATTGAGTTTCAGAGTAAAGAGGGCAGCTTCCAAGTACGCCTCCAGGCCACCATTCCCTGTCTTGCCTTGGAGGTACCAGACTCTGTACTGCTGCCACTTTGTGCGGTGCAACACTCCTCACATACCACTTTCCTCCTCAAAAATGCAAG TAAACTCCAGACTTCCTTCCAGTGGGTGTGTGCTGCACCTTTCCAGTTAAGCCCTGACCATGGTCTGTTGAAGCCCAGTCAGGAGTGTCACATCACTGTGGTGTTCCAGCCACAAGAGGCGCTGGTGTACCAGCAACAGGCTTCCTGCAGGTTTGGAGAGGAAGGGGACAAGGCAGAGAGCTGctgcacagtgctgctgctgggactAG CCAAATACCCATGTCTCCAGCTGAGAAACCCTGCAgccaaagaggaaaaagaacagGGGGGTCCAGTGCTGCACTTTGGTTCTGTGGCTGTTGGCCAAAATTTGCAGAAACACTTTGATATCTTCAACCCCTCTCCT GTAActacatctttctctctgtcacgtCTATCTGGCGGGGTGCCTTTGCTTGGGTCAGAATTCAGCTGTGATGTCTCCACGGGTAAAGTGGCGCCTGGTGGATCCCTGCGAGCTACAGTCACCTTTTCTCCTGCTGTGGTGGATACAGTTTCGGTTGAGTACTTATCTCTGAAATGCAGAGGGGCAGACAATGAAGATCTGCTTAAACTCACTGGAAGTTGTATAG GTCCTAAAGTTTCATTATCCTCCTCTGTGTTGGACTTCGGCTGTGTTAAGGATGGACAAGCAGTCGTACAAACAGTGGCGCTGGTTAATTCTTCTCCTGTTGAGACCATATACCAATGGGACCTTGACTGTAGTGGGCATAGTGTGTTCAGTATCCAGCCTGCAAGTGGCACTGTTCTGCCACACAGCCAAACCACACTGAAGGCAGTCTACAGGCCCACACAGCCCATTGTACACCACAGGAGAGTGGCATGTCTCATACTCCACCGG GACCCTCTGTTTCTGGACCTGATTGGAACCTGTCACTCAGAGCTCCAGCAACCAGCCATACTGAAACCTGAACACTTGGTTTTGTACAAGCTTCACTGGTACCGTGGACACAGCCCACCAGACAGTCTCAGTGCCATGCAGCAAGATCATAATGTAGACTTGGATCAGCAAGGTCTACACTGCACCCTGGAGGAG TCAAATCAGAGACCAGACAGCTCTACTGATGTGCTTAAAACTCCCATGGAGGAATTCTACCAATCTTGCTTGGGGTGCATGGatcccctctcctccagctcttcatCGTCtccacatgtgtctgtgtttccaaGTGAGCTGCTATTTAACCACAAAGTACCCTCCTTCGTGTCaacttcatcctcttcttctcagTCCGTCTCCATCACCAACTACACTAGGGGGAAACTAAG CCTGGTGTGGACTGTTGCCCAAGACTCTCAATTTACTGTCTCTCCCTCAACATGTGACCTGGCTCCACTGAAGTCTACCTCATTCAGAGTGACCTATGATCCCAAGCAGCTCAACACTTTGCATGGAGCGCAACTTGAGTGCTTTGCATACTATAAAATG GAAGATCAGCGCATGGTTGAGCGACTGCTGTGTCCTCCATGGTGTGTGACAGTGAGAGTCATCGGTCACTCCTTTCAACCTGGCAAAGAACACTTCATCCCATGTTGCTCTCTGAAGCCCCCTCAAGTG GTCTTTCCAGGCCTAAGTGCTGTTTCTTATCAGACAGCTCTCCTCCAGAATTCTGGAGATGTGCCCCTCACTTTCTGTCTGGACCTCAGCTCAAACCCTGCCCTTGCAAGATCAATATCCGTTGTTCCGCAGTCCGGTCTGATCCAACCTGGGCTTCACCAAATCTTCACCCTCAGAACGACTCCCACAATAAAAAGTCCCAGACAAGGGTTCTgtttacagctgcagctcaaTGCAGCTAAACACACCAAG GAACTGACAGTTGTGAGTGTGGTtgaaaagctgtgtgtgtctctggaaGGAGATGGCACTTTATATTTTCAGCCAACAGCTGTGGGCTCACAAACACAACGCTCCCAGCACATCAGGAATCTCAGCTGTCTACCTCTACG GTTCCAATGGAGCATTCCAGAACCAGACCAAGAGCTTATCTCTGTTGAACCAGATGCTGGTGACCTGCATCCCAATGAGATCTTG ATTCAGACATGGTCCTTCAGTCCGCTGGCAGAGAAAACATACACACTCAAACCTATTCTCACCTTCTGGCCGAGCCGGACTGATGAACAAAACAAGTCCCTCATCACACTTAAAGTGGTGGGAATGGGCTCCAAAGGTTTCATAGAG GCAGAAAAAGCCATCCTGGATGTAGAGGACACGCTCGTTGGAAATAACCAGTCAATTGAAATTCCTCTGGTGAACAACAGCCCCTGCTCTGTGTCCTTTCATCTCTCTGTGCAGCAGACACTTCTGGATGAGGAACTTGTTTCTGATCCTGAGATTGAGCCGTGTG CTCTAAAGCTGGACTGTGAGAGAGGAATCATCGCTTCACGCTGCACAATGCTGCTTCGATCTACTTTCAGACCACACAGACGAGGCCAGTACTTATGGACGATCAACTACCAGACAATGAATGCCAGTG gGTCTGTGTCATCCCCTCCACAGGCTGTATGTGAAGTGCGAGCGAAGGGTGTGTTCCCTACACTACAGGTGACTGATGTGTGCGGTGGTGGGAGTTCGGGCAGACTCAGCAAGATGCATCTCTGGAAACTGTTCTCATTGGACAGCCTCAACCAGCACCTGCTGTCCACCCCCTCCTCTGCAGAACTCATTTATAGAACCCCCACCAAGCACAG TCTACGCAATTGTACATCAACCTTAACCAAAGCCATGTTGGATTTCAACTTCAGTGCTGCTTCCATTAGTTCAGAGCCCTCAGCTTTTACACTGATGTTTCACAACCCTGGTTCCATCCCTGTCGATTG GGCGTTCTTGTTTCCAGAGGACCAGCAGATAGAGTTGGATTACTGGGCAGAGACAGGAGAGCTCAGCAGCACTGAGCCATCCCAGATGAAG GCTCTGTTCAGCATTTCTCCTCGTTCTGCAACTTTGCAGCCtggccagcagagggcagtaCACTTCAGCTACAG TCATGACTTTGTTGGGACAAATCGGTTTCCTGTTCTGTTAAAAATCTCTCATGGCAGAGAGATCTTG CTTAACTTCCAGGGGGTGACAGTGGAGAGAAACAGACCATACCTCCACTTTGCCTCCAAAAGACACGTCTTCACCTCTGTTACTATTGGAGACTGTAGTCCTCCAAGGCAG GTGTATGAACTATACAATGCGGGCGCAGTGCCAGTCCATTATGAAGTGGACACCGCTGTGTTGTCACAGCTAAAGGTGGACAATTTTAACCATCCAGTGTTGTGCTGCCTCAGTCCAGAGGGAGAGGTCCCTCCTGGAAAGACGGCCATGCTGGAATGGATCTTTTCGCCACTGGAGGCTAAGATGTACCAT ATGGACGTCTCTATCCACATCCAGGATGGGGACTCGACACTGGTGAGGTTTGAGGGATGTGGGTTTGGTACTCAAACACTGGGCTCCTCAAACACATTTAACTGCAGTGATACTTTGGAATCTGCGCCCTGTGTCCAGAGGGTGCCGTTCCCAGGACGG TTGGTTTTTCTGTCTGGAGACAGCGTCTCTCTAGGTGACGTCCCTGTCTTCTCAGAATTGTCAAGAATCCTCTTCCTCACCAATGTGTCTCACTCAGACACTGTCCACTACACATGGGACCTTCCCCAGCAGAGCAACCAGCAG GTGGTGCAGATCCGTCCAGAGCGAGGCAGCCTGAGTCCAGGGGAGTGTAGTCTTTGTGTCCTCACCTTCACTTCCACCGACTACCCCACTGTTTATCGGCTGGATCTCATCTGTCAG GTTATTCAAGAAGCTGCACTGACACAATATCATAAAGCTCTGCAAcgctgggaggaggagagaaagagagaagaagaggaattCACAATCACTGACAAGCACCTTTCAGGAAGCCAAAGAGATCTGATCAATAAG GAGACTGTGGGAGCGTCAGTAAGAAAAGAGTCACCATTCAGGAAATATAAG ATTATTCCTCCTATCTCTGCCAGTGGTAGTGGGGAAACAGTAGGTGCGATATGTTCTAAGTTAATGAGAGCTGAGCGCCGGGCACAGCAAGAAACGGCAAAAATACAGAGGCAGCCCGAACCACCCCAACCTGTTCTGTTGCACCTGGAGGTTACAGCACACTCCCATGGGCTTCTGGACTATCTCACACACTTCCCTGACCAGCTCAATAAGCTCCATAG GGGCCTCCAGTCAGTTGAGTCCCAGACACCTTCTTCAAGCACACCCCTCCCTGTTACGCTTCCCCCGCCACCACACAGCCCAGAGAAGGACATCTTTGTGCACATTCTCACCACTCTGCTATG GAACATCCTCGAGGATTCAGCTTTCGCTCAGTCTCTATTTACTGTGGCCTCCAAACCTGTCACCTACCGGCCGACAGAaacttctccctctcactgccCCCCATCTTCTCCTTCCCCCCGACCTCAAGCTGTGTTGGATAGGCCAGAGGCTAGACTGACTGAACAGCACAGCACGGTGGACAGGGCGGGGACAGCACCAGTGGAACGTGCTCCTGTGGACGTGAGCAAAGGTGTTTTGGTGAACACCCTCCAGAACCTGATGATGGAAGCTGTCAGAGGAGAGCTTGTTCTTACAGCGCACCCACGCACCGTTATCTTGCCACCTGTTTCCACCAG GACCAGGAGGATGTCCAGAGCCTCGACTGAGGAGAACAGCTAA
- the cfap65 gene encoding cilia- and flagella-associated protein 65 isoform X2 has product MKSELVWEDWDLGKEFTKTLVLKNIHNKRQKLHLRPPESTFFIILSPQIILISPGMSFSIPISFRPLQRCEYEDSIEFQSKEGSFQVRLQATIPCLALEVPDSVLLPLCAVQHSSHTTFLLKNASKLQTSFQWVCAAPFQLSPDHGLLKPSQECHITVVFQPQEALVYQQQASCRFGEEGDKAESCCTVLLLGLAKYPCLQLRNPAAKEEKEQGGPVLHFGSVAVGQNLQKHFDIFNPSPVTTSFSLSRLSGGVPLLGSEFSCDVSTGKVAPGGSLRATVTFSPAVVDTVSVEYLSLKCRGADNEDLLKLTGSCIGPKVSLSSSVLDFGCVKDGQAVVQTVALVNSSPVETIYQWDLDCSGHSVFSIQPASGTVLPHSQTTLKAVYRPTQPIVHHRRVACLILHRDPLFLDLIGTCHSELQQPAILKPEHLVLYKLHWYRGHSPPDSLSAMQQDHNVDLDQQGLHCTLEESNQRPDSSTDVLKTPMEEFYQSCLGCMDPLSSSSSSSPHVSVFPSELLFNHKVPSFVSTSSSSSQSVSITNYTRGKLSLVWTVAQDSQFTVSPSTCDLAPLKSTSFRVTYDPKQLNTLHGAQLECFAYYKMEDQRMVERLLCPPWCVTVRVIGHSFQPGKEHFIPCCSLKPPQVVFPGLSAVSYQTALLQNSGDVPLTFCLDLSSNPALARSISVVPQSGLIQPGLHQIFTLRTTPTIKSPRQGFCLQLQLNAAKHTKELTVVSVVEKLCVSLEGDGTLYFQPTAVGSQTQRSQHIRNLSCLPLRFQWSIPEPDQELISVEPDAGDLHPNEILIQTWSFSPLAEKTYTLKPILTFWPSRTDEQNKSLITLKVVGMGSKGFIEAEKAILDVEDTLVGNNQSIEIPLVNNSPCSVSFHLSVQQTLLDEELVSDPEIEPCALKLDCERGIIASRCTMLLRSTFRPHRRGQYLWTINYQTMNASGSVSSPPQAVCEVRAKGVFPTLQVTDVCGGGSSGRLSKMHLWKLFSLDSLNQHLLSTPSSAELIYRTPTKHSLRNCTSTLTKAMLDFNFSAASISSEPSAFTLMFHNPGSIPVDWAFLFPEDQQIELDYWAETGELSSTEPSQMKALFSISPRSATLQPGQQRAVHFSYSHDFVGTNRFPVLLKISHGREILLNFQGVTVERNRPYLHFASKRHVFTSVTIGDCSPPRQVYELYNAGAVPVHYEVDTAVLSQLKVDNFNHPVLCCLSPEGEVPPGKTAMLEWIFSPLEAKMYHMDVSIHIQDGDSTLVRFEGCGFGTQTLGSSNTFNCSDTLESAPCVQRVPFPGRLVFLSGDSVSLGDVPVFSELSRILFLTNVSHSDTVHYTWDLPQQSNQQVVQIRPERGSLSPGECSLCVLTFTSTDYPTVYRLDLICQVIQEAALTQYHKALQRWEEERKREEEEFTITDKHLSGSQRDLINKETVGASVRKESPFRKYKIIPPISASGSGETVGAICSKLMRAERRAQQETAKIQRQPEPPQPVLLHLEVTAHSHGLLDYLTHFPDQLNKLHRGLQSVESQTPSSSTPLPVTLPPPPHSPEKDIFVHILTTLLWNILEDSAFAQSLFTVASKPVTYRPTETSPSHCPPSSPSPRPQAVLDRPEARLTEQHSTVDRAGTAPVERAPVDVSKGVLVNTLQNLMMEAVRGELVLTAHPRTVILPPVSTRTRRMSRASTEENS; this is encoded by the exons ATGAAGTCAGAGCTGGTCTGGGAGGACTGGGACCTGGGAAAAGAATTCACCAAAACATTAGTGTTAAAGAACATTCATAATAAGAGACAGAAGCTACACCTGAG GCCTCCAGAGTCCACATTTTTCATCATCCTAAGTCCCCAGATCATTTTAATCAGCCCAGGGATGTCTTTCTCCATCCCAATCTCCTTTAGACCACTACAGAGG TGTGAGTATGAGGACAGCATTGAGTTTCAGAGTAAAGAGGGCAGCTTCCAAGTACGCCTCCAGGCCACCATTCCCTGTCTTGCCTTGGAGGTACCAGACTCTGTACTGCTGCCACTTTGTGCGGTGCAACACTCCTCACATACCACTTTCCTCCTCAAAAATGCAAG TAAACTCCAGACTTCCTTCCAGTGGGTGTGTGCTGCACCTTTCCAGTTAAGCCCTGACCATGGTCTGTTGAAGCCCAGTCAGGAGTGTCACATCACTGTGGTGTTCCAGCCACAAGAGGCGCTGGTGTACCAGCAACAGGCTTCCTGCAGGTTTGGAGAGGAAGGGGACAAGGCAGAGAGCTGctgcacagtgctgctgctgggactAG CCAAATACCCATGTCTCCAGCTGAGAAACCCTGCAgccaaagaggaaaaagaacagGGGGGTCCAGTGCTGCACTTTGGTTCTGTGGCTGTTGGCCAAAATTTGCAGAAACACTTTGATATCTTCAACCCCTCTCCT GTAActacatctttctctctgtcacgtCTATCTGGCGGGGTGCCTTTGCTTGGGTCAGAATTCAGCTGTGATGTCTCCACGGGTAAAGTGGCGCCTGGTGGATCCCTGCGAGCTACAGTCACCTTTTCTCCTGCTGTGGTGGATACAGTTTCGGTTGAGTACTTATCTCTGAAATGCAGAGGGGCAGACAATGAAGATCTGCTTAAACTCACTGGAAGTTGTATAG GTCCTAAAGTTTCATTATCCTCCTCTGTGTTGGACTTCGGCTGTGTTAAGGATGGACAAGCAGTCGTACAAACAGTGGCGCTGGTTAATTCTTCTCCTGTTGAGACCATATACCAATGGGACCTTGACTGTAGTGGGCATAGTGTGTTCAGTATCCAGCCTGCAAGTGGCACTGTTCTGCCACACAGCCAAACCACACTGAAGGCAGTCTACAGGCCCACACAGCCCATTGTACACCACAGGAGAGTGGCATGTCTCATACTCCACCGG GACCCTCTGTTTCTGGACCTGATTGGAACCTGTCACTCAGAGCTCCAGCAACCAGCCATACTGAAACCTGAACACTTGGTTTTGTACAAGCTTCACTGGTACCGTGGACACAGCCCACCAGACAGTCTCAGTGCCATGCAGCAAGATCATAATGTAGACTTGGATCAGCAAGGTCTACACTGCACCCTGGAGGAG TCAAATCAGAGACCAGACAGCTCTACTGATGTGCTTAAAACTCCCATGGAGGAATTCTACCAATCTTGCTTGGGGTGCATGGatcccctctcctccagctcttcatCGTCtccacatgtgtctgtgtttccaaGTGAGCTGCTATTTAACCACAAAGTACCCTCCTTCGTGTCaacttcatcctcttcttctcagTCCGTCTCCATCACCAACTACACTAGGGGGAAACTAAG CCTGGTGTGGACTGTTGCCCAAGACTCTCAATTTACTGTCTCTCCCTCAACATGTGACCTGGCTCCACTGAAGTCTACCTCATTCAGAGTGACCTATGATCCCAAGCAGCTCAACACTTTGCATGGAGCGCAACTTGAGTGCTTTGCATACTATAAAATG GAAGATCAGCGCATGGTTGAGCGACTGCTGTGTCCTCCATGGTGTGTGACAGTGAGAGTCATCGGTCACTCCTTTCAACCTGGCAAAGAACACTTCATCCCATGTTGCTCTCTGAAGCCCCCTCAAGTG GTCTTTCCAGGCCTAAGTGCTGTTTCTTATCAGACAGCTCTCCTCCAGAATTCTGGAGATGTGCCCCTCACTTTCTGTCTGGACCTCAGCTCAAACCCTGCCCTTGCAAGATCAATATCCGTTGTTCCGCAGTCCGGTCTGATCCAACCTGGGCTTCACCAAATCTTCACCCTCAGAACGACTCCCACAATAAAAAGTCCCAGACAAGGGTTCTgtttacagctgcagctcaaTGCAGCTAAACACACCAAG GAACTGACAGTTGTGAGTGTGGTtgaaaagctgtgtgtgtctctggaaGGAGATGGCACTTTATATTTTCAGCCAACAGCTGTGGGCTCACAAACACAACGCTCCCAGCACATCAGGAATCTCAGCTGTCTACCTCTACG GTTCCAATGGAGCATTCCAGAACCAGACCAAGAGCTTATCTCTGTTGAACCAGATGCTGGTGACCTGCATCCCAATGAGATCTTG ATTCAGACATGGTCCTTCAGTCCGCTGGCAGAGAAAACATACACACTCAAACCTATTCTCACCTTCTGGCCGAGCCGGACTGATGAACAAAACAAGTCCCTCATCACACTTAAAGTGGTGGGAATGGGCTCCAAAGGTTTCATAGAG GCAGAAAAAGCCATCCTGGATGTAGAGGACACGCTCGTTGGAAATAACCAGTCAATTGAAATTCCTCTGGTGAACAACAGCCCCTGCTCTGTGTCCTTTCATCTCTCTGTGCAGCAGACACTTCTGGATGAGGAACTTGTTTCTGATCCTGAGATTGAGCCGTGTG CTCTAAAGCTGGACTGTGAGAGAGGAATCATCGCTTCACGCTGCACAATGCTGCTTCGATCTACTTTCAGACCACACAGACGAGGCCAGTACTTATGGACGATCAACTACCAGACAATGAATGCCAGTG gGTCTGTGTCATCCCCTCCACAGGCTGTATGTGAAGTGCGAGCGAAGGGTGTGTTCCCTACACTACAGGTGACTGATGTGTGCGGTGGTGGGAGTTCGGGCAGACTCAGCAAGATGCATCTCTGGAAACTGTTCTCATTGGACAGCCTCAACCAGCACCTGCTGTCCACCCCCTCCTCTGCAGAACTCATTTATAGAACCCCCACCAAGCACAG TCTACGCAATTGTACATCAACCTTAACCAAAGCCATGTTGGATTTCAACTTCAGTGCTGCTTCCATTAGTTCAGAGCCCTCAGCTTTTACACTGATGTTTCACAACCCTGGTTCCATCCCTGTCGATTG GGCGTTCTTGTTTCCAGAGGACCAGCAGATAGAGTTGGATTACTGGGCAGAGACAGGAGAGCTCAGCAGCACTGAGCCATCCCAGATGAAG GCTCTGTTCAGCATTTCTCCTCGTTCTGCAACTTTGCAGCCtggccagcagagggcagtaCACTTCAGCTACAG TCATGACTTTGTTGGGACAAATCGGTTTCCTGTTCTGTTAAAAATCTCTCATGGCAGAGAGATCTTG CTTAACTTCCAGGGGGTGACAGTGGAGAGAAACAGACCATACCTCCACTTTGCCTCCAAAAGACACGTCTTCACCTCTGTTACTATTGGAGACTGTAGTCCTCCAAGGCAG GTGTATGAACTATACAATGCGGGCGCAGTGCCAGTCCATTATGAAGTGGACACCGCTGTGTTGTCACAGCTAAAGGTGGACAATTTTAACCATCCAGTGTTGTGCTGCCTCAGTCCAGAGGGAGAGGTCCCTCCTGGAAAGACGGCCATGCTGGAATGGATCTTTTCGCCACTGGAGGCTAAGATGTACCAT ATGGACGTCTCTATCCACATCCAGGATGGGGACTCGACACTGGTGAGGTTTGAGGGATGTGGGTTTGGTACTCAAACACTGGGCTCCTCAAACACATTTAACTGCAGTGATACTTTGGAATCTGCGCCCTGTGTCCAGAGGGTGCCGTTCCCAGGACGG TTGGTTTTTCTGTCTGGAGACAGCGTCTCTCTAGGTGACGTCCCTGTCTTCTCAGAATTGTCAAGAATCCTCTTCCTCACCAATGTGTCTCACTCAGACACTGTCCACTACACATGGGACCTTCCCCAGCAGAGCAACCAGCAG GTGGTGCAGATCCGTCCAGAGCGAGGCAGCCTGAGTCCAGGGGAGTGTAGTCTTTGTGTCCTCACCTTCACTTCCACCGACTACCCCACTGTTTATCGGCTGGATCTCATCTGTCAG GTTATTCAAGAAGCTGCACTGACACAATATCATAAAGCTCTGCAAcgctgggaggaggagagaaagagagaagaagaggaattCACAATCACTGACAAGCACCTTTCAGGAAGCCAAAGAGATCTGATCAATAAG GAGACTGTGGGAGCGTCAGTAAGAAAAGAGTCACCATTCAGGAAATATAAG ATTATTCCTCCTATCTCTGCCAGTGGTAGTGGGGAAACAGTAGGTGCGATATGTTCTAAGTTAATGAGAGCTGAGCGCCGGGCACAGCAAGAAACGGCAAAAATACAGAGGCAGCCCGAACCACCCCAACCTGTTCTGTTGCACCTGGAGGTTACAGCACACTCCCATGGGCTTCTGGACTATCTCACACACTTCCCTGACCAGCTCAATAAGCTCCATAG GGGCCTCCAGTCAGTTGAGTCCCAGACACCTTCTTCAAGCACACCCCTCCCTGTTACGCTTCCCCCGCCACCACACAGCCCAGAGAAGGACATCTTTGTGCACATTCTCACCACTCTGCTATG GAACATCCTCGAGGATTCAGCTTTCGCTCAGTCTCTATTTACTGTGGCCTCCAAACCTGTCACCTACCGGCCGACAGAaacttctccctctcactgccCCCCATCTTCTCCTTCCCCCCGACCTCAAGCTGTGTTGGATAGGCCAGAGGCTAGACTGACTGAACAGCACAGCACGGTGGACAGGGCGGGGACAGCACCAGTGGAACGTGCTCCTGTGGACGTGAGCAAAGGTGTTTTGGTGAACACCCTCCAGAACCTGATGATGGAAGCTGTCAGAGGAGAGCTTGTTCTTACAGCGCACCCACGCACCGTTATCTTGCCACCTGTTTCCACCAG GACCAGGAGGATGTCCAGAGCCTCGACTGAGGAGAACAGCTAA